The Halomicrobium salinisoli genome contains a region encoding:
- a CDS encoding S8/S53 family peptidase → MRDSTTRRDLLKASGAVPFLPLVTQQEEKDARDIWETLIDSWEYEDVGLKEYHGTTGDYGSERDILIIDRGFSTERETILNRLYEGNQWEPFHLNVRNTAPPGEKIEETDLLGHGTKVTSMAWKAAPNANYHIARIVKPDQEGSTEEEILPPYFGLMYKLEHAARNSEKYDVVITSQDATVTDYRAGLINHYASGIPGENTLFIVAAGNSGNSRPYPPATVEDALTVVGSTKSDTLSETASPQSPAEGKPNIAAPGEEVLTLSKKEGEQVYETASSFAAPCLAGIALLLLEHGTAPEVRDAILETASDIDIPEKRSEFDDIEGQISVMDAYNSLTDDSQAGSGGTSELDPSVEWACNRVAVNADQYNRVNLIMNDGTQEVFTEDYSGRTIFAYEGYRGEDRTTDDNPADEIYSDYHGTIQEVTVSNGDHTITFSNDLERCPDTIQIDCSEATVVGDSIGLTGFRIEFVDGSYKEYGAGDFGSTITLGSPSRVIDSVYAQEYFTENGEPYWHWTEIPNPNTECDPGSPATTFDCTEVTVTPEEPQLDGLLASVSVTLEFTDGSTQEVETRSEIEFPATFSGSGQHGGKVIEAVEIYKMSLDSTHYLVNPDVESCQPETQPTEEEEHSSEGLISVITGDASPDEDTPQFVTFNGRVENVPEDTTVTVGFDLKGDDGIWAERWTNEITPDGATEFSTTEKMSYIDGFFQYRAFVKTDGESSKQTGETRSVRVPNFIDTVEVETVDINVSGTSATVTGRITDFGKATSVTGGIDLSQVEDQGILSYSTSSQFPELSPDGQREFDIEISELAPNTEYEVRAKAMLPGVVERISTQGNALQFQTGGAESSANFRPEITEATSPVEPGETLEVTAAIENTGNGEGTQEIILQITHNPREADAETETVDTVNLTLGPGETETVTFNYVIPDVDSDYSAPIYVETEDMGTSGEVAVNVPGPEPVTEEPTEASAQTAESSTQTPTGTSTPTEAPTETPTETETPTPTETPTDTPTPTETPTETETETPTDTPSPTPTETATETPEPEIESPGESSSSNETQE, encoded by the coding sequence ATGAGAGACAGTACCACACGCCGGGATCTCCTAAAAGCAAGTGGAGCAGTCCCATTCCTCCCACTCGTCACTCAACAAGAGGAAAAAGACGCACGGGATATCTGGGAAACGCTAATAGACAGCTGGGAATACGAAGACGTGGGACTAAAAGAATATCATGGGACGACAGGCGACTACGGTTCAGAACGTGATATATTAATCATTGATAGAGGATTTTCTACAGAGCGAGAGACTATTCTCAACCGCCTCTATGAAGGGAATCAATGGGAACCCTTCCATCTTAATGTCCGTAATACCGCTCCGCCCGGGGAAAAGATAGAAGAAACTGATTTGTTAGGACATGGAACTAAAGTGACTAGCATGGCTTGGAAGGCTGCACCGAATGCGAATTATCATATCGCCCGTATTGTTAAACCAGATCAGGAAGGATCAACAGAAGAGGAGATTCTTCCACCATATTTTGGCCTCATGTACAAACTTGAACATGCCGCAAGGAATTCGGAGAAGTACGATGTAGTCATTACAAGCCAAGATGCTACAGTAACTGACTATCGAGCTGGTCTTATCAACCATTACGCAAGCGGTATTCCTGGTGAAAATACTCTATTTATAGTTGCAGCAGGGAATTCTGGTAATAGTCGCCCCTATCCACCAGCAACTGTTGAGGATGCACTTACAGTCGTTGGCTCGACTAAGAGTGACACACTTTCTGAAACGGCTTCTCCTCAGAGTCCAGCTGAGGGCAAACCTAACATTGCCGCCCCTGGCGAGGAGGTACTAACATTAAGCAAAAAAGAAGGTGAGCAAGTTTACGAAACTGCAAGTAGTTTCGCTGCCCCCTGTCTTGCCGGGATAGCCCTCCTCTTACTCGAACATGGTACGGCTCCAGAAGTTCGTGATGCAATCCTTGAAACCGCGTCTGATATTGACATCCCTGAAAAAAGAAGTGAATTTGATGATATCGAAGGACAGATCTCGGTGATGGATGCCTACAATAGTCTCACTGATGACTCACAGGCCGGTTCTGGCGGAACGTCTGAATTAGATCCAAGCGTGGAGTGGGCTTGTAACCGGGTTGCCGTCAATGCCGATCAGTACAACCGTGTGAACCTGATCATGAACGACGGCACTCAAGAAGTTTTTACCGAGGACTACTCTGGCCGAACCATATTCGCCTATGAAGGCTACCGCGGTGAGGACCGGACCACCGACGACAACCCTGCTGACGAAATCTACAGTGACTACCACGGTACGATTCAGGAAGTTACGGTCTCGAACGGGGACCACACGATCACCTTCTCAAACGATCTAGAGAGATGTCCTGATACCATCCAGATTGACTGCTCGGAGGCCACAGTCGTCGGAGACAGTATCGGTCTCACTGGTTTCCGAATTGAGTTCGTCGACGGATCATACAAGGAGTATGGGGCGGGAGACTTCGGATCAACCATTACACTGGGCTCACCTAGCCGTGTCATAGACTCTGTCTATGCTCAGGAATACTTCACGGAGAACGGAGAGCCCTATTGGCATTGGACTGAAATCCCGAACCCCAATACTGAGTGTGATCCTGGTTCACCGGCAACCACGTTTGACTGCACCGAGGTCACGGTCACGCCGGAAGAACCGCAATTAGATGGTCTTCTGGCCAGTGTTTCCGTGACGTTGGAGTTCACGGATGGGTCAACGCAGGAGGTAGAGACGAGAAGTGAGATTGAGTTCCCTGCAACGTTTAGTGGATCTGGGCAGCACGGGGGGAAGGTAATTGAGGCCGTCGAGATCTACAAGATGTCATTGGATTCCACGCACTACTTGGTGAACCCTGATGTGGAATCCTGCCAGCCCGAGACACAACCAACCGAGGAAGAGGAGCACTCATCTGAGGGCTTGATATCTGTAATCACAGGTGATGCCTCACCGGATGAAGATACACCTCAGTTCGTGACATTCAACGGCCGAGTAGAAAACGTTCCAGAAGATACCACGGTCACTGTCGGATTCGATCTAAAGGGTGATGACGGCATCTGGGCAGAAAGATGGACGAACGAGATCACTCCCGACGGAGCAACGGAATTCTCGACCACTGAAAAGATGTCCTACATTGACGGGTTCTTCCAGTACCGAGCCTTCGTCAAGACCGATGGAGAATCATCCAAGCAGACCGGTGAAACACGCAGCGTGCGTGTGCCGAACTTCATCGACACCGTTGAAGTGGAGACAGTTGACATCAACGTCTCTGGAACATCTGCAACAGTAACAGGCCGCATCACTGATTTCGGCAAAGCCACTAGTGTTACTGGAGGAATTGATCTCTCACAGGTGGAGGATCAAGGTATATTGAGTTACAGTACCTCCTCACAGTTCCCAGAGTTGTCACCGGATGGTCAGCGAGAGTTCGATATCGAAATAAGCGAATTGGCTCCTAATACCGAATACGAAGTTCGAGCCAAAGCGATGCTTCCCGGAGTCGTCGAACGAATCTCCACGCAGGGTAACGCTCTCCAGTTCCAAACCGGCGGTGCTGAATCGTCGGCGAACTTCCGGCCGGAAATCACGGAAGCCACCTCTCCGGTCGAACCCGGTGAAACACTCGAAGTAACGGCTGCTATCGAGAACACCGGCAATGGAGAGGGCACACAGGAGATTATACTTCAAATCACCCACAACCCTAGAGAAGCTGATGCCGAAACTGAAACAGTGGACACGGTGAATCTTACGCTCGGGCCTGGGGAAACAGAGACTGTTACCTTCAATTACGTTATTCCGGACGTTGACAGCGATTATTCTGCTCCGATCTACGTGGAGACTGAAGATATGGGAACTAGTGGTGAGGTGGCTGTCAATGTTCCAGGGCCGGAGCCTGTTACTGAGGAACCTACTGAAGCCTCAGCACAGACTGCTGAATCATCAACGCAGACGCCAACCGGGACCTCAACTCCAACAGAAGCACCGACTGAGACGCCAACTGAGACCGAAACGCCGACTCCTACAGAAACACCGACTGATACTCCAACTCCGACTGAGACCCCGACTGAAACAGAGACCGAGACACCAACGGATACACCTAGTCCAACACCGACGGAAACAGCTACAGAAACTCCTGAACCAGAGATAGAAAGCCCAGGAGAATCATCAAGCAGTAACGAAACTCAAGAATAG
- a CDS encoding immunoglobulin-like domain-containing protein: protein MQRRTYLTSLALGSGGLVGWTVLGRLTDDTRPEYYGQEQIVDERDDLTISLREETVHLGDTVTFEVTNTGDSQLNLGCHNPWALQRKSNGDWGHVAWTSDRFHRLCLMRLEPDGTTVERVTLSRAALADQASTVEGDLSPGRYRFLLIGTSPYLALEFDVREATKGT, encoded by the coding sequence ATGCAACGCCGGACGTATCTAACGTCACTTGCCCTCGGGTCAGGTGGGCTTGTCGGCTGGACCGTACTCGGACGGTTGACGGACGATACCCGGCCAGAATACTACGGCCAGGAGCAGATCGTCGACGAGCGCGACGACCTCACTATCAGTCTTCGAGAAGAGACGGTTCATCTCGGGGATACGGTTACGTTCGAAGTGACCAACACGGGGGACTCACAGCTTAACCTTGGTTGCCACAACCCGTGGGCCCTGCAGAGAAAATCGAACGGCGATTGGGGGCACGTTGCATGGACCAGTGATCGCTTTCACCGGCTCTGTTTGATGCGTCTCGAACCCGATGGGACAACCGTCGAGCGGGTTACGCTGTCTCGAGCTGCGCTTGCTGACCAGGCGAGTACCGTCGAGGGAGACCTTTCACCCGGCCGGTACCGATTTCTCCTTATTGGTACGTCGCCGTACCTCGCTCTCGAGTTCGATGTGCGTGAGGCTACAAAGGGGACCTAG
- a CDS encoding inorganic phosphate transporter: MVELLAVVGIGVAVFVGYNIGGSSTGVAFGPAVGSRLVRKTTAGALFVAFSFLGAWTVGRNVIATMSSSIVPATQFTPAASVAVLFFTGASLFISNLYGVPASTSMTAVGAIVGLGLASGTLNQALMFVIVSAWIIAPLLCFVIGVTVGRYIYPYLDRYIAFTKFDLHFVQLDRSGTIPRPHVNRNASPRDVVGSLSVVVIACYMAFSAGASNAANAVAPLVGEGGSLTVDQGVLLAVAAFGVGSFTIARRTLETVGDDITELPILASLIVSVVGGTVITILSYFGIPASLAVSTTSTIIGLGWGRASRAATLAELATPAPERPDLDVATGALVTSRAEEAPAGPTIGDIARHEKPAEKSEEVPDVPDVGAEGPVDLDERSLFDPGAAKRIVTMWVLTPSLAIVTSYPVFVFLL; this comes from the coding sequence ATGGTAGAGCTGCTGGCCGTCGTCGGTATCGGTGTCGCCGTGTTCGTCGGGTACAACATCGGGGGATCGTCGACGGGCGTGGCGTTCGGTCCGGCAGTCGGCTCACGCCTCGTACGCAAAACCACTGCGGGGGCTTTATTCGTCGCTTTCAGTTTTCTCGGTGCGTGGACCGTCGGCCGGAACGTCATCGCGACGATGAGCAGCAGCATCGTGCCGGCAACCCAGTTCACGCCCGCTGCAAGCGTCGCCGTTCTGTTTTTTACAGGCGCGTCGTTATTCATCTCGAATCTCTATGGGGTGCCAGCCTCGACGTCGATGACGGCCGTCGGTGCCATCGTCGGACTGGGCCTCGCGTCCGGTACCCTCAACCAGGCACTGATGTTCGTGATCGTCTCGGCGTGGATTATCGCGCCGCTGTTGTGCTTCGTCATCGGAGTCACGGTCGGGCGCTACATCTACCCGTATCTCGACCGCTACATCGCATTCACGAAGTTCGATCTCCATTTCGTCCAGCTCGACCGATCGGGGACGATTCCACGCCCACACGTGAATAGAAACGCATCACCACGAGACGTCGTCGGATCACTCTCGGTGGTCGTCATCGCCTGTTATATGGCGTTCTCGGCCGGGGCGTCGAACGCGGCGAACGCTGTGGCCCCTCTCGTCGGTGAAGGTGGATCGCTCACCGTCGATCAGGGCGTCCTGCTCGCGGTGGCGGCCTTCGGTGTGGGCAGTTTCACCATCGCCCGTCGCACGCTGGAGACGGTTGGAGACGATATTACGGAGCTACCAATTCTCGCGTCACTGATCGTCTCTGTAGTCGGTGGTACAGTTATCACGATCCTCTCCTATTTCGGGATTCCCGCGAGTCTGGCAGTAAGTACGACATCGACGATCATTGGACTCGGGTGGGGTCGGGCGAGTCGAGCAGCGACACTGGCGGAGTTAGCGACGCCAGCGCCCGAGCGTCCGGATTTAGACGTCGCGACGGGAGCACTGGTCACCTCACGTGCCGAGGAGGCCCCTGCCGGCCCGACCATCGGAGACATCGCTCGACACGAGAAGCCGGCAGAGAAGTCGGAGGAGGTCCCCGACGTACCAGATGTCGGCGCTGAGGGGCCGGTAGATCTCGACGAGCGGAGTCTCTTCGATCCGGGAGCCGCCAAGCGCATCGTGACGATGTGGGTGTTGACGCCATCGCTCGCGATCGTCACCTCTTACCCAGTGTTCGTATTCCTGCTGTGA
- a CDS encoding lamin tail domain-containing protein, translating to MDRRRFLLMTASGLSSVAGCTQDREASEEGTRTEKTPTPQTTTTTSPSPSRGDSPESTATDESNDQSDRATPVARSTSDRVSLAVYPSEEQRTFFDYEYVVITNTGAQSVNLTGYTLEYGTDGSHSYTFDNRTIKPDAQIVVSSRTGDDTVFDRAPPIYHRFADFGTETNTSVLNDTGDTVRFTDADGETVVTSSW from the coding sequence ATGGACCGTCGGCGTTTTCTTCTCATGACGGCAAGCGGGCTTTCATCGGTCGCCGGGTGTACACAGGATCGAGAGGCATCAGAAGAAGGAACGCGGACGGAAAAAACACCTACCCCGCAGACGACGACAACCACCTCTCCGTCGCCGTCACGCGGTGACAGTCCAGAATCGACCGCTACAGATGAATCAAATGATCAATCAGACCGAGCGACTCCCGTCGCCCGCTCTACGTCCGATCGGGTATCCCTCGCGGTGTACCCATCCGAAGAACAACGGACGTTTTTCGACTACGAGTACGTCGTGATCACGAACACCGGCGCTCAGTCGGTCAACTTGACCGGATACACCCTAGAATACGGGACTGATGGAAGCCATTCCTACACCTTCGACAACCGTACCATCAAACCTGACGCGCAGATCGTCGTATCGAGCCGTACGGGAGATGATACGGTATTCGACAGGGCTCCTCCGATTTATCACAGGTTCGCCGATTTCGGGACTGAAACGAACACCTCCGTACTGAACGATACTGGCGATACTGTTCGGTTCACGGACGCTGATGGGGAGACAGTCGTTACCAGTAGTTGGTAA
- a CDS encoding homing endonuclease associated repeat-containing protein, whose product MTARASPIEVAKREFGIDPIEPYYFVALGDVRSDQRLRAVLDTETRLYEPDSFPGLLYAPAFMDAVFLFLKSGRVVDLTSDSVETANRSFETLFEHLEAIGAITASPDRELRTVKRDVLSTAPNETQEDGDATGEIDLSIDFEKIRKQLVAIPLFEPRDRLHFPQSDITIRLPSESGPGSTRYSYHETSGTLDLETSPDGDAFLGLDSEHEVGVLFTREELVAVFDHHGGSPVETDWAKNNAVIVSSRRDVSNTTIHVFAADGSLTYHTEQSRVADIAIGDAGRVAAYTHGHKPPVLTICECDNDGSLSTVEVEGYARVRYADETEEFFVGPTSDGVFTKALSTDGAVLRELGPNEVETRVERFLSQRGNVPLYEVRRQVQQDPSRFVSAIPDLVERLIDDGFAVQHGASVAEIFRALAREQPTAFTQHLDALFGLLADPTVPYQAESADKVIRELHAANIQRDTIVERLHRMVEQGDGKQRERAVRLFGTRTVDLSTHEETLNLLVGSLDEQMDPQLMLPTVDALQNATVAKAENPVLAKLVTDDRVGILVELLRFGHDRRGRDENALSMGVSIEDDGTETDEKSLTRRETELDDEELYYLNERTAALLEAIAKVHPDAVTPQLGRLLLDLKTEAESLENVRGNALDIIEALLDGNPESLSAAVDRHSQSVVELVAHSETPIGEAALRLLSRSRDERGNEVLREIASTPSHRLWQIATALTESEFADHREKDDTGHTIERATARLRQLPSDVVTTLHLPSPDELQEYRTTAGLDRAQLGHSVGLNRHFLEALEEGVLNPPLSALVEVAVHVAPDDTLLDEFPTGARLRTRRRAIDVSTTTLADRAGLSDHRLQAIEDGTADPRAHEIERVLIAIGDAEEPASYPDRPSLREAWIEYGTALARELGRLPKSSELIEQPGTAHNGSGLDREPGFDGDEDISPDVSMPETPHWAVFDSWDDLLADLEVGNEYRTSGAPLRASLLEDLRSVADQVSGLPTTTAIDEHGTYSYHYYKKEFGGIRAAREAAGLNSK is encoded by the coding sequence GTGACCGCTCGTGCATCACCGATCGAGGTAGCCAAACGCGAGTTCGGTATCGATCCGATAGAGCCGTACTATTTTGTCGCGCTTGGGGACGTCCGTTCTGATCAGCGGTTACGCGCAGTTCTCGATACGGAGACCAGACTGTACGAGCCGGATTCGTTCCCGGGGCTGCTGTATGCCCCTGCGTTCATGGACGCCGTGTTTCTCTTTCTCAAAAGCGGACGCGTAGTCGATCTCACGAGTGACTCGGTTGAGACAGCGAACCGGTCGTTCGAGACACTGTTCGAGCATCTCGAAGCGATCGGGGCGATAACTGCCAGCCCGGACCGGGAGCTTCGGACAGTCAAACGTGACGTCCTGTCGACCGCACCAAACGAGACGCAAGAGGACGGCGACGCTACCGGGGAAATCGACCTCTCGATAGACTTCGAGAAAATCAGGAAGCAACTGGTCGCGATCCCGCTTTTCGAACCTCGAGATCGCCTACACTTTCCTCAATCGGACATCACAATCCGCCTTCCGAGCGAGAGCGGTCCGGGATCGACGCGGTACAGCTATCATGAGACTTCAGGGACGCTCGACCTAGAGACGTCCCCAGACGGTGACGCTTTCCTCGGCCTCGATAGCGAACACGAAGTCGGCGTCCTCTTCACACGGGAGGAGCTCGTAGCCGTCTTCGACCATCATGGTGGGTCCCCTGTCGAGACAGACTGGGCGAAGAACAATGCCGTCATTGTGAGTTCACGTCGCGATGTCAGCAACACCACGATCCACGTCTTCGCTGCAGATGGGTCACTCACGTACCACACTGAGCAATCACGAGTAGCCGATATCGCGATCGGCGATGCCGGACGAGTCGCCGCCTACACTCACGGCCACAAACCGCCGGTTCTCACGATCTGTGAGTGTGACAACGACGGATCTCTCTCGACGGTCGAAGTGGAGGGATACGCTCGTGTGCGATATGCCGACGAAACAGAGGAGTTCTTCGTTGGACCCACATCCGACGGCGTGTTTACGAAGGCGCTGTCGACCGACGGAGCGGTTCTCAGAGAACTCGGTCCCAACGAGGTCGAAACGCGTGTCGAACGGTTCCTATCACAGCGAGGGAATGTCCCGCTGTATGAAGTACGGCGACAAGTGCAACAGGATCCATCGAGGTTCGTTTCTGCCATTCCAGACCTGGTGGAGCGGCTGATAGACGACGGATTTGCAGTTCAGCACGGCGCTTCTGTCGCCGAGATATTTCGGGCACTCGCTCGCGAACAGCCAACAGCGTTTACACAGCATCTGGACGCCCTCTTTGGCCTCCTCGCGGACCCGACCGTACCGTATCAGGCCGAGAGTGCCGATAAAGTGATCCGGGAGCTACACGCCGCCAATATTCAGCGTGATACCATCGTCGAACGGCTACACCGGATGGTAGAGCAGGGTGACGGAAAACAACGGGAACGGGCAGTTCGGCTCTTTGGGACGAGAACAGTCGATCTCAGTACACACGAGGAGACCCTGAACCTGCTCGTCGGGTCGCTGGACGAGCAGATGGATCCGCAGCTCATGCTTCCCACCGTCGATGCATTGCAAAACGCCACCGTAGCGAAAGCTGAAAACCCGGTCCTCGCAAAGCTCGTGACCGACGATCGAGTCGGCATACTGGTCGAACTCCTGCGGTTCGGGCACGACCGCCGTGGACGAGACGAAAACGCCCTCAGCATGGGCGTCTCAATAGAGGACGACGGTACGGAAACTGATGAAAAGTCGCTCACCCGACGAGAGACAGAACTCGACGACGAGGAGCTGTACTACCTCAACGAGCGGACCGCAGCGCTGCTGGAAGCGATTGCGAAAGTCCATCCCGACGCAGTGACACCACAGCTGGGACGGCTCCTGCTCGATCTGAAAACCGAAGCTGAATCGCTGGAAAACGTTCGTGGGAATGCACTCGACATCATCGAGGCGTTGCTGGATGGGAATCCAGAGAGCCTGTCGGCCGCCGTCGATCGACACAGTCAGTCAGTGGTGGAGTTGGTAGCGCACTCTGAAACACCGATCGGTGAGGCCGCTCTGCGATTACTCAGTCGGTCTCGTGATGAGCGAGGAAACGAGGTTCTACGGGAAATCGCCTCGACGCCGTCCCACAGGCTCTGGCAAATTGCGACAGCACTCACGGAATCAGAATTCGCTGACCATCGCGAGAAAGACGATACTGGCCACACTATCGAGCGGGCAACTGCCAGGCTCAGGCAGCTTCCCTCGGACGTAGTGACGACACTACACCTTCCATCCCCCGACGAACTGCAGGAGTATCGGACGACAGCGGGCCTCGATCGAGCCCAGCTCGGCCACAGTGTCGGGCTCAATCGTCACTTTCTCGAGGCCCTGGAGGAGGGAGTTCTGAACCCCCCGCTGTCAGCACTCGTCGAGGTCGCCGTCCACGTCGCACCAGACGACACGCTACTCGACGAATTTCCGACCGGTGCGCGACTTCGTACACGTCGGAGGGCGATCGACGTCTCGACGACGACGCTCGCGGACAGGGCGGGCCTCTCAGACCATCGACTCCAGGCGATCGAAGACGGCACCGCAGACCCACGGGCACATGAGATAGAACGGGTACTGATCGCGATCGGTGACGCCGAGGAACCAGCGTCGTATCCCGACAGGCCTTCTCTACGAGAAGCCTGGATCGAGTACGGGACCGCACTCGCACGGGAATTGGGTCGTCTCCCGAAGAGTAGCGAACTCATCGAACAGCCAGGCACTGCGCACAATGGATCAGGTCTGGACCGTGAACCGGGCTTCGATGGTGACGAGGACATCTCCCCAGACGTATCGATGCCGGAGACACCACACTGGGCTGTTTTCGACAGCTGGGACGACCTACTTGCGGATCTCGAGGTTGGCAACGAGTATCGAACTAGCGGGGCCCCGCTACGGGCATCCCTTCTGGAGGATCTCCGAAGCGTCGCCGACCAGGTCTCGGGTCTTCCGACGACGACCGCAATCGATGAACACGGGACGTACTCCTACCACTACTACAAGAAGGAGTTCGGCGGTATTCGAGCCGCCCGCGAAGCTGCTGGCCTCAACTCCAAATAA
- a CDS encoding heavy metal translocating P-type ATPase, giving the protein MDDHAPDDGDHSHRRDDADAAEGLDDESRVEQSMLEDEADADEAAEVEDQVGHETSHAHGQHDGHGDSGDHGNGSHDGHGGMHEGHEQMFRRRFFISTLLSIPVLLYSPTLQEWLNFSVPSFPGSAWINPVFAVVVFAIGGVPFLRMAAPELRDRSPGMMTLISMAITVAFVYSLASVVYPTQSAFFWELVTLIDIMLLGHWIEMRSVRRASSALDELAKLMPDTAERITESGETEEVPVSDLTEDDLVLVRPGASVPADGVVEEGDSDVNESMITGESRPVSKEPGDEVIGGTVNGDGSLRVRIDATGEETALAGIMRLVEEAQSGTSRTQALADRAAGWLFYVALGAAVVTGIAWTVATTFDATVVERVVTVLVIACPHALGLAIPLVVAINTSLAARNGMLVRDRIAMEEARNLDAIVFDKTGTLTEGEHGVVGTATVDGVSDDEALELAAAVEGDSEHMIARAIREAAAERGIDAPDADDFEAMKGRGVRATVEGRAVYVGGPNLLDYLEQDVPDELQAFADEAGDDAQTVVYLVRGAERSEAPERASGDDGPASRDGELIAAFAMADVIREESYRVVDALHELGIEVAMLTGDSRDVANAVADELGIDTVFAEVLPEDKDEKVQELQNQDKLVAMVGDGVNDAPALTRADVGIAIGSGTDVAVQSADVILVQNNPMDVVRLVTLSKASYRKMQENILWAAGYNVFAIPLAAGVLAPIGILLSPAVGALLMSLSTVIVAINAQLLRRVDLSVPSLPSMANSGEPRPAD; this is encoded by the coding sequence ATGGACGACCATGCACCCGATGACGGAGACCACTCCCACCGTCGGGATGACGCTGACGCGGCCGAGGGACTCGACGACGAGTCCAGAGTCGAGCAGTCGATGCTCGAAGACGAGGCCGATGCCGACGAAGCGGCCGAGGTCGAAGATCAGGTCGGTCACGAGACGTCCCACGCGCACGGGCAGCACGACGGGCACGGAGATTCCGGCGACCACGGTAACGGTAGCCACGATGGCCACGGCGGGATGCACGAGGGTCACGAACAGATGTTCCGTCGCCGGTTTTTCATATCGACGCTGCTCTCGATCCCGGTGCTCCTGTACAGCCCGACGCTACAGGAGTGGCTGAACTTCTCGGTGCCGTCGTTCCCCGGGAGCGCGTGGATCAACCCCGTGTTCGCGGTCGTCGTCTTCGCGATCGGCGGCGTGCCCTTCCTGCGGATGGCTGCCCCCGAGCTGCGGGACCGCTCGCCGGGGATGATGACGCTCATCTCGATGGCCATCACCGTCGCGTTCGTCTACAGCCTTGCGAGCGTCGTCTACCCGACGCAGTCGGCGTTCTTCTGGGAGCTGGTGACGCTGATCGACATCATGCTGCTGGGCCACTGGATCGAGATGCGCTCGGTCCGGCGGGCCTCCAGCGCGCTCGACGAACTGGCGAAGCTGATGCCGGACACCGCTGAACGCATTACCGAGTCCGGTGAGACAGAGGAAGTACCGGTCAGCGACCTGACAGAGGATGACCTCGTACTGGTCCGACCCGGCGCGAGCGTGCCCGCGGACGGCGTCGTCGAGGAGGGCGACTCGGACGTCAACGAGTCGATGATCACCGGCGAGTCCAGACCCGTCTCGAAAGAACCGGGAGACGAGGTGATCGGCGGCACCGTCAACGGCGACGGGAGCCTCCGGGTACGTATCGACGCGACGGGCGAGGAGACGGCGCTGGCGGGGATCATGCGCCTCGTCGAGGAGGCCCAGTCGGGCACGTCCCGGACGCAGGCGCTGGCCGACCGCGCGGCGGGGTGGCTGTTCTACGTCGCTCTCGGGGCCGCCGTCGTCACGGGGATCGCCTGGACGGTCGCGACGACGTTCGACGCCACCGTCGTCGAACGGGTCGTCACCGTCCTCGTCATCGCGTGCCCGCACGCGCTCGGACTGGCGATTCCCCTCGTCGTCGCGATCAATACCTCGCTCGCCGCCCGCAACGGCATGCTCGTCCGCGACCGCATCGCGATGGAGGAAGCGCGAAACCTGGACGCGATCGTCTTCGACAAGACCGGGACCCTCACCGAGGGCGAACACGGCGTCGTCGGGACGGCGACCGTCGACGGCGTCAGCGACGACGAGGCGCTCGAACTCGCGGCAGCGGTCGAGGGCGACTCCGAGCACATGATCGCCCGGGCCATCCGGGAGGCCGCCGCCGAGCGCGGTATCGACGCACCCGACGCCGACGACTTCGAGGCGATGAAAGGCCGCGGGGTCCGCGCGACCGTCGAGGGTCGGGCGGTCTACGTCGGTGGCCCGAACCTCCTGGACTACCTCGAGCAGGACGTTCCCGACGAATTGCAGGCCTTCGCCGACGAGGCCGGCGACGACGCCCAGACGGTCGTCTACCTCGTTCGGGGGGCCGAGCGAAGCGAGGCCCCGGAACGGGCGAGCGGGGACGACGGACCCGCGAGCCGGGACGGCGAACTGATCGCGGCGTTCGCGATGGCCGACGTCATCCGCGAGGAGAGCTACCGGGTCGTCGACGCGCTCCACGAGCTGGGCATCGAAGTCGCGATGTTGACGGGTGACTCGCGGGACGTGGCGAACGCCGTCGCGGACGAACTGGGCATCGACACGGTCTTCGCAGAGGTCCTGCCGGAGGACAAGGACGAGAAGGTACAGGAGCTCCAGAACCAGGACAAGCTCGTGGCGATGGTCGGCGACGGTGTCAACGACGCACCCGCACTCACGCGGGCCGACGTGGGTATCGCCATCGGCAGTGGCACGGACGTCGCCGTCCAGTCCGCCGACGTCATCCTCGTCCAGAACAACCCGATGGACGTGGTCCGTCTCGTGACGCTGAGCAAAGCGAGCTACCGGAAGATGCAAGAGAACATCCTCTGGGCCGCGGGGTACAACGTCTTCGCGATTCCGCTGGCAGCCGGGGTACTCGCGCCGATCGGAATCCTCCTGTCGCCCGCCGTGGGCGCCCTCCTGATGTCATTGAGCACGGTAATCGTCGCGATCAACGCCCAACTGCTCCGCCGCGTCGACCTCTCGGTGCCGAGTCTCCCGAGTATGGCTAATTCCGGAGAACCCCGTCCGGCCGACTGA